TCGACGAGCCGGTTCAACCCTTGGGATTTATCTGCGCGTGACTCGACCGGCCGAGCGTACTCGGGGACGGTGCGTACGCAGTATGAAATTGGGCGTTGGCCTACAAAGTAGACAACTCGAGTAAGGGTACCCGCCTACCCCGGCTGGAACCAAACCACGGTTTCCTTGCTTTAGCCTTGATACCTTCCCGTGTTGCATGCGCGGTGAGTGTTCGGGATAGAGTCGACGTGATTCCTTAAATAGTGTGAGCGATTTCTAAGTGATTGAGGCATGACTTCCAAACCAACAAGCACCACGCGATCCTCCACCTACCGTTACGATCTTGATGGCCTGCGCGGCTATGCGATCGCCCTAGTTGTTCTCTTCCACGTGTTCGTCGGACGAGTTTCCGGTGGCGTGGACGTGTTCTTGCTCTTGTCGGGCTATTTCTTTTTAGGCTCCCAGCTGCGTTACGCGATGCGCCGTGGAGCAAGCTTGAACCCGTGGTGGCCAATCTGGCGCACAATGCGCAGACTCTTACCGGCTTTGGCGGTGGTCATCGCAGCGACGTTTGTCCTGGCCTTAGTCTTTGCCCCGCAGTTGATCGCCCCGGAGCTGACCACCCAGCTCACCGCCGCGGTATTGTACTACCTTAACTGGGAGCTCATGGCCCAAGACGCCGCGTACTCCGCGGCGAGTGTGGACACCTCCCCGCTGCAGCACCTGTGGTCCATGAGTGTGCAGGGCCAGTTCTACCTGTTCGCCATCTTGTTTGCGCTTGCTGTCGCATGGTTTTCGCAGCGCAAAAACGTGCCCGATGAGAAGGTGCGCCGCGCGAGCGCGATCATCCTCGGTGTGATCACCGTGGCGTCGTTTGTGTACGCGTCGCGCTACGGGATTATCGGTACCGCGGACAACTACTACTCGTTGTTCTCCCGCATGTGGGAGATGACGCTGGGGGCCGTGCTGGCACTGGTGGTATACCGAGTGACAGTTCCTAAGCGCATCGCACCGTGGACGTCGCTACTCGGCGTCGTGATGATCACGATTACTGGCTTTGTGATCACAACGTCGCTGGCGTTTCCCGGACCGTTGGCCCTGCTGCCGCTGACCGGTGCGGTGTTGGTCATCATCAGCAGTGGCGATCACTGGATGACCCGCATGCTCGGGTCCAAGTCGGCTACCTGGTTGGGTGATATCGCCTACTCGCTCTACCTGTGGCACTGGCCGCTGCTCATCATCACCACCGCGATGACGGTGCACAACACCCCGCCGGTGTGGCTCGGCGTGCTTGTCGTTGTGGCATCGCTTGTGCTCGCGCATTTCACGCACAAGTACGTTGAGGCGCCGCTGCGTCAGCATGCAAAGCGCCCGACCACCGCAGATCAGCCGGTGCAGCGGGGTAAGGAATCGCTGCGTACGGTCGTCGGCAAACGGCGTGCCGCGGGAGGGGCTGTAGTCGCAGCACTCCTGCTGGGAATCTTGTCCATTCAGCCGGTCTGGGCCGCGCGCACCGAGCATGCCGACGATGCGTTGGACCCTGCCCGCTACCCCGGGCTAGCAGCGCAGTTCGGCGCACACGTACCACGGGCGAAGGCAGAGCCCGATCCATCGCTGATCGCGGGTATCTATCCGCCGATCAGCGAGATGGGCTGCATGTCATTGATGTATGACGACACCGAGCAGCTCCAAGGCCCCGAATGCTGGCTTGGCGATGTTAGCGCCGAACAAACCGTAGTGCTCGTCGGTGGCTCCCACGCCGAGACGTGGGGCATGCCTCTAGACCAGCTGGGCAGGGAACACGGCTTCCGGGTGATACCGTTTATTCGCCAAGACTGCCCGATGGTGCTCGACGATATGAACGAGATCATCCTAGAGTGCGCCCAGTGGAACGACAACGTGCTACAAGCGCTGCTCGACATCGACCCCGACCTTGTTGTGTCTAACTCCACTCGCCCCGGTGGGGAGATCGGCCAGGGTCCCGATATTGTGCCGGTGGGCTACACCAACTTCTGGAACGTCCTCAACGAGCACCAGATCCCATTTTTGGGTCTGCGTGACAATCCATGGTTCTTCGATCCCGAGGGGCTTCCCCGCGACCCGAACCACTGCATGATCGAGTTCGACGACATGGAGGAATGTTCCATGCCGTTAGAGAAGGTCTACGCGCCCCAAGACCCAGCCGCGCCGATCCTGGCCGAGATGCCCCTGGCCACAAGCGTGGACACCGTGGACTGGTTCTGCACCGACGGCCTTTGCCCGCCGGTCATCGGCAACATTTACGTTTACCGCGACACCAACCACCTGTCCAACGCGTTTGCTGAATCGACTGCCGAAACCGTTTGGGAACACGTTGGTCCTATACTTGGGCAGTCCAGCAAAAACTAGCGTTGTGAAAGCACTTTCTCTGTGACTGTTTCCGCACCCGCACGCCCCGGGGCTTCCGCCACTTCCCCCACCTCGACCTATCGGCACGACCTCGATGGGTTGCGGGGCGTTGCGATCGCGCTTGTCGTCATCTTCCACGTTTTCGTCGGGCGCGTCTCCGGCGGCGTGGACGTTTTCTTGATGCTTTCGGGATATTTCTTCCTCGGCTCGCAGCTGCGCTACGCGGTGCGATCCGGTGCCCGCTTGAATCCGTGGTGGCCACTGTGGCGCACGATCCGCAGGCTTGTCCCAGCACTGGCGGTTGTCCTGGGCACAACCTGGGCAATCATGCAGCTGCTCACACCGTATTTGATCCGCGAGGAGACAGTACGGCAACTCACCGCGGCGCTAACTTACACAATCAACCTAGAACTGCCTCGCCAAAACGCAGACTACGAGGCCGCCAGCCCCGATACCTCACCGCTGCAGCACCTGTGGTCGATGAGTGTGCAGGGCCAGTTCTATCTTGTCGCAATCGCCCTCGGAGTGCTGGTCGCGTGGCTGGTGCGCCGCAGCCTCAATGGCCACAGGGTCGTGGAGAAAGGCGTCGGCCCGCTATTGGTCGTGGTCACTGTCGTGTCCTTCGGCTGGGCCGCGCGCCACGGGTGGGTGGGCACGCCAGAGAGCTACTACTCGTTTTTCTCCCGCTCCTGGGAGCTCGCACTCGGTGGCGTACTAGCCATCTACGGCAAGTACATCCGCATTCCGCAGCGCCTGCGTTCGGCTGCGACCTGGCTGGGTTTGGGCATGGTCGTGTCCACCGGATTTGTCGTTCCGTCCTCGCTGATGTTCCCTGGACCGGCAGCATTACTGCCGATTGGTGGTGCCGCGTTAGTCATCCTGGCCGGCGGGGGCGGGGCGTCACAGCTGCTAGCGTCTGCGCCTGCACAGTGGCTGGGGCGCACCGCGTATTCGCTCTATCTGTGGCATTGGCCGCTGCTTATCATCGCCACCAACGAGCTCGATCAAGACCGCCCCTCCTGGTGGCTGGGTGTCATCATCGTCGTTGTCTCGTTGGCGCTGGCGCAGATCACGTACCGCTTCGTCGAAAAGCCCCTGCAACAGCACGCCAAAAGACCAACGCTTAACGACGACCCCCTCGCCCGCGCCCACGCAAGCTTGGGTACGTTAGCCGGGATGCGCCGGGCCATCGGTGGCGTTGTGATCGCAGGCCTGGTGGCAGCGCTCTTCGCGGTGCAGCCGCTGTACATGGCCGGGTCTCCTGAACGTGGCAACGTGCTTTTGGACCCGCACGAGTACCCCGGTGCGATGGCTCTTCACGGCGCGGAGGTACCTCCCGCAAAACCTGTCCCGACCGAGCAAGTCCCCGGCGGCGAATACGGTTGGCCCATTGGCGATCACTGTTTCTACCCCGAAGAGATGCCCCTTCATCTGCCGATCGAAAACCGCAAGGACGGCAAAACACCGTGCATCTACGGCGACCGCGAAGCCGAGAAAACCGTCTACATTGTGGGCGGATCACACGCTGAGCAGTGGGTGTCAGCCTTTGACATCATGGGGCAAGAGATGGGCTTTCGCGTGCTGATCGATGTCCGCGCCGCCTGCCCCATCGTCGCCGGCAACACCAGTGGCGTATCGACGATGTGTGCCGACTACGGAGCGATGGTCATTGACCGCATTATCGACGAAGACCCCGACCTAGTGGTCTCTACGACAACGCGCCCCGACGAACGTGGGCGCGGCGAAGGCCCTGACGTAGTACCTGCCGGCTACCCGGAGTTTTGGCAGATCCTGGCGGATAACGAGATTCCATTTGTTGGTCTGCGGGATAATCCGTGGGGCATCGACCAAGACGGCGAGCCACGAAACACCTCGCAGTGCTGGTCGGAAAAGCACGACGCGATCGAGTGCGGCATGCTGCGCGAAAAGGCCTACGCCCCGGTCGATCCTTCGGCGACTATTCTCCAATCGATGCCGAACATGATCCCCGTAGACACGGCAAATTTCTTCTGCGACGAGGTCTACTGCCCCGCCGTGATCGGAAATATTGTGGTCTACCGCGATATGCACCACATCACCAACGCGTTCGCGGTGTCCGCGATCCCGCTGCTTCGGCCAATCATCGAGCCGTTTGTGGCGTAGCTGGCGGCCCGGGAGGTCGTCGTAAAGGACAAAGCGCCTGGACTTTCGTGTCCAGACGCCTTTGTTGTTACTTGCCTTTGCCCATGCGCTTCATTGCTTCGTTGAAGTCCAAGTTATTCAGGTCGATGCCTTCCATGCCCTGTGGCATTTGCTTGCCACCTGGCATTCCCGGCATTGCGCCTGGCATACCTGGCATTCCACCGCCCATCTGCTGCTGCATCTTCTCCAGCTCAGCTAGGTCTGGCATTCCGCTTGGCATGCCCGGCATACCGCCGCCCATGCCGCCACGACGGTTCTTCACCGGCTTGCGCTTGCCGTTTTTGCCCTTGCGGCCCTTCGGCTTCTTCTTGGTAGCGCTACGCCCACCCATGCCTGGGCCGCCCATGCCGAACTGGCTGGCCATCTTGCCCATCATCTTCTTGGCTTCGAAGAAACGCTCGACAAGCTGGTTCACATCGGCCACGGCCACGCCGGAACCGTTGGCGATACGCTTTCGTCGAGAAGCGTTGAGAATCTTGGGATCCTCGCGTTCGGCAGGAGTCATACCGCGGATGATGGCCTGGATGCGGTCGAGCTGCTTCTCGTCGACCATATCCGCCATCTCGTTCATCTGCTTGCCGCCAGGCATCATCTTGAGCAGATTGCCGATCGGTCCCATGCGGCGGACCATGAGGAGCTGGTCCAGGAAGTCCTCAAGCGTTAGCTCGCCGGTGCCCAGCTTCATGGCGGCCTGTTCGGCCTTCTCTTGATCCATGACGGCTTCGGCCTGCTCGATAAGCGAGAGGACGTCGCCCATGCCCAGGATGCGACTAGCCATGCGGTCTGGGTGGAAAACGTCGAAGTCTTCCAGCTTCTCGCCGGTGGACGCAAAGAGGATCGGCTTGCCTGTGACTTCACGGATCGACAGCGCTGCACCACCACGGGCGTCACCGTCGAGCTTGGTCAGGACAACGCCGGTGAAATCCACGCCCTCGGCGAAGGCCTGAGCAGTGGTCACGGCGTCCTGGCCGATCATGGCATCGATGACGAAAAGCACTTCATCAGGGTTGACCGCGTCGCGGATGTTGCGCGCCTGGGTCATCAGGGTTTCGTCGATGCCTAAGCGACCTGCGGTATCGATGATGACCACGTCGTGCTGTGCGCGCTTGGCTTCTTCGATACCCGCCAATGCGACCGCGACGGGGTCACCGTGGGAGGTGCCCATCTCATGATCGTGCGAGTCGATGGAAGTACCAGGGTCAGGCGCGAAGGTCTTTACGCCTGCTCGCTCACCGACGATCTGGAGCTGCTGCACAGCACCCGGGCGCTGGAGGTCACAAGCCACCAGCATCGGGGTGTGTCCGTCCTTGGCCAAGTGTTTGGACAGCTTACCGGCCAGGGTGGTCTTTCCGGCACCTTGCAAACCGGCCAGCATGATGACAGTCGGCGGGTTTTTGGCCAAGTTCAGGCGACGGGTTTCGCCA
The Corynebacterium breve genome window above contains:
- a CDS encoding acyltransferase family protein, with the translated sequence MTSKPTSTTRSSTYRYDLDGLRGYAIALVVLFHVFVGRVSGGVDVFLLLSGYFFLGSQLRYAMRRGASLNPWWPIWRTMRRLLPALAVVIAATFVLALVFAPQLIAPELTTQLTAAVLYYLNWELMAQDAAYSAASVDTSPLQHLWSMSVQGQFYLFAILFALAVAWFSQRKNVPDEKVRRASAIILGVITVASFVYASRYGIIGTADNYYSLFSRMWEMTLGAVLALVVYRVTVPKRIAPWTSLLGVVMITITGFVITTSLAFPGPLALLPLTGAVLVIISSGDHWMTRMLGSKSATWLGDIAYSLYLWHWPLLIITTAMTVHNTPPVWLGVLVVVASLVLAHFTHKYVEAPLRQHAKRPTTADQPVQRGKESLRTVVGKRRAAGGAVVAALLLGILSIQPVWAARTEHADDALDPARYPGLAAQFGAHVPRAKAEPDPSLIAGIYPPISEMGCMSLMYDDTEQLQGPECWLGDVSAEQTVVLVGGSHAETWGMPLDQLGREHGFRVIPFIRQDCPMVLDDMNEIILECAQWNDNVLQALLDIDPDLVVSNSTRPGGEIGQGPDIVPVGYTNFWNVLNEHQIPFLGLRDNPWFFDPEGLPRDPNHCMIEFDDMEECSMPLEKVYAPQDPAAPILAEMPLATSVDTVDWFCTDGLCPPVIGNIYVYRDTNHLSNAFAESTAETVWEHVGPILGQSSKN
- a CDS encoding acyltransferase family protein; amino-acid sequence: MTVSAPARPGASATSPTSTYRHDLDGLRGVAIALVVIFHVFVGRVSGGVDVFLMLSGYFFLGSQLRYAVRSGARLNPWWPLWRTIRRLVPALAVVLGTTWAIMQLLTPYLIREETVRQLTAALTYTINLELPRQNADYEAASPDTSPLQHLWSMSVQGQFYLVAIALGVLVAWLVRRSLNGHRVVEKGVGPLLVVVTVVSFGWAARHGWVGTPESYYSFFSRSWELALGGVLAIYGKYIRIPQRLRSAATWLGLGMVVSTGFVVPSSLMFPGPAALLPIGGAALVILAGGGGASQLLASAPAQWLGRTAYSLYLWHWPLLIIATNELDQDRPSWWLGVIIVVVSLALAQITYRFVEKPLQQHAKRPTLNDDPLARAHASLGTLAGMRRAIGGVVIAGLVAALFAVQPLYMAGSPERGNVLLDPHEYPGAMALHGAEVPPAKPVPTEQVPGGEYGWPIGDHCFYPEEMPLHLPIENRKDGKTPCIYGDREAEKTVYIVGGSHAEQWVSAFDIMGQEMGFRVLIDVRAACPIVAGNTSGVSTMCADYGAMVIDRIIDEDPDLVVSTTTRPDERGRGEGPDVVPAGYPEFWQILADNEIPFVGLRDNPWGIDQDGEPRNTSQCWSEKHDAIECGMLREKAYAPVDPSATILQSMPNMIPVDTANFFCDEVYCPAVIGNIVVYRDMHHITNAFAVSAIPLLRPIIEPFVA
- the ffh gene encoding signal recognition particle protein yields the protein MFESLSDRLQTALTGLRGKGKLTEADINATAREIRLALLEADVSLPVVKAFIKRIKERANGADVSEALNPAQQVVKIVNEELTNILGGETRRLNLAKNPPTVIMLAGLQGAGKTTLAGKLSKHLAKDGHTPMLVACDLQRPGAVQQLQIVGERAGVKTFAPDPGTSIDSHDHEMGTSHGDPVAVALAGIEEAKRAQHDVVIIDTAGRLGIDETLMTQARNIRDAVNPDEVLFVIDAMIGQDAVTTAQAFAEGVDFTGVVLTKLDGDARGGAALSIREVTGKPILFASTGEKLEDFDVFHPDRMASRILGMGDVLSLIEQAEAVMDQEKAEQAAMKLGTGELTLEDFLDQLLMVRRMGPIGNLLKMMPGGKQMNEMADMVDEKQLDRIQAIIRGMTPAEREDPKILNASRRKRIANGSGVAVADVNQLVERFFEAKKMMGKMASQFGMGGPGMGGRSATKKKPKGRKGKNGKRKPVKNRRGGMGGGMPGMPSGMPDLAELEKMQQQMGGGMPGMPGAMPGMPGGKQMPQGMEGIDLNNLDFNEAMKRMGKGK